From a region of the Nitrospira sp. genome:
- a CDS encoding glycine C-acetyltransferase, translating into MAYSSFKKALENQLSDIRTKGLYKTERRLMGPQGSEIRVTQGQVLNLCANNYLGLANHPAIVQAAKAGLDTHGYGMASVRFICGTQDLHKQLEQAVSTFLVTEDTILYSSCFDANGGLFEVLVDERDAVISDALNHASLIDGIRLCKAKRFRYAHSNMEELDARLKEASGYRLRLIVTDGVFSMDGDLAKLDRIVELAEQYDAVVVVDESHATGVLGPQGRGTPAHFGVAENVDIVTSTLGKTLGGATGGFTSGKTEVVELLRQRSRPYLFSNSVPPPIAAGALAALHLVEQGDHLREQLRANAVFFRDELTKLGFRLVPGEHPIIPVMLGEATLATSMAEALLKEGVYVVGFSYPVVPQGQARIRTQMSAAHTTAQLERAVAAFAKIGRALGIIS; encoded by the coding sequence ATGGCCTATTCGTCCTTCAAGAAAGCTCTCGAAAACCAGCTCAGCGACATTCGCACCAAAGGCCTTTACAAGACCGAGCGTCGATTGATGGGGCCACAAGGGTCCGAGATCCGCGTCACGCAAGGTCAGGTGCTCAATCTCTGTGCGAACAATTATCTGGGACTCGCGAATCATCCGGCCATTGTCCAGGCGGCGAAGGCAGGGTTGGACACACACGGCTATGGCATGGCTTCCGTTCGCTTTATTTGCGGTACGCAGGATCTACACAAGCAGCTGGAACAGGCCGTCAGTACGTTTCTCGTGACCGAAGACACCATCCTCTACAGTTCCTGCTTCGATGCGAATGGCGGATTGTTCGAAGTGTTGGTGGATGAGCGTGATGCTGTCATCAGCGATGCGTTGAACCATGCCAGCCTGATCGACGGCATCAGGCTGTGCAAGGCCAAGCGATTTCGGTATGCCCATTCCAACATGGAGGAGCTGGACGCGCGGCTCAAGGAAGCCAGTGGGTACCGCCTGCGTCTGATTGTCACGGACGGAGTCTTCTCCATGGATGGTGATCTGGCTAAGCTCGACCGGATCGTGGAGCTGGCAGAGCAATATGATGCGGTAGTGGTAGTTGATGAAAGTCATGCCACCGGCGTGCTGGGTCCCCAAGGGAGGGGGACACCGGCTCATTTCGGGGTTGCGGAGAACGTCGACATTGTCACAAGCACATTGGGGAAGACGCTCGGCGGCGCAACCGGCGGATTCACCTCCGGCAAGACTGAGGTGGTGGAACTCTTACGCCAACGATCGAGACCATACCTGTTTTCGAATTCAGTTCCTCCTCCTATTGCTGCCGGTGCGTTGGCTGCGCTCCACCTTGTGGAGCAAGGCGACCATCTCAGAGAACAGCTTCGCGCCAATGCCGTTTTTTTTAGAGATGAACTGACCAAGCTCGGATTCCGGCTCGTTCCCGGCGAACATCCCATCATTCCCGTGATGTTGGGTGAGGCCACCCTGGCGACCTCAATGGCGGAGGCCTTGCTGAAGGAAGGCGTCTATGTCGTTGGATTCAGCTATCCAGTAGTGCCACAAGGGCAAGCAAGGATCCGCACGCAAATGTCGGCGGCGCATACGACGGCCCAACTTGAACGAGCCGTCGCCGCCTTTGCCAAGATAGGGCGAGCGCTGGGCATCATCTCGTAA
- a CDS encoding TIM44-like domain-containing protein: MNITRLMLSCVMVVGLGIAALPIAEAQHRSETDYASFQVAASEAQTTDAETTEHKSVPARPREGLGPVGVLLLLVVLIAATLFYFLKLQRPSLPDFSEPIGQGSSSKGELSRHSSRDRQSLSIDSITSADKAVFQQLLTDVYRAWSKPDLQELRQFVTPDMLNYFSAALADNTSQDLRNQVEDVVLRRAEIVEAWVAQETRHASAKLRWSARNYYVSLTKQPGDSGYVVKGSEKKSTESTATWTFTQSSEGMWVLSAIQQAR, from the coding sequence GTGAATATCACAAGACTCATGCTGTCCTGTGTCATGGTGGTGGGCCTGGGCATTGCTGCTCTGCCGATTGCCGAGGCACAACACAGATCAGAGACCGACTACGCGAGTTTCCAAGTTGCAGCCAGCGAGGCGCAGACCACTGACGCCGAGACGACTGAGCACAAATCCGTTCCGGCACGCCCGCGCGAAGGTCTCGGTCCTGTCGGAGTTCTGCTGCTCCTGGTTGTGCTTATTGCCGCGACGCTCTTTTACTTTCTCAAACTACAGCGGCCCTCTCTTCCTGACTTTTCGGAGCCCATTGGGCAAGGTTCCTCCAGCAAGGGAGAATTGAGTAGGCACTCTTCCAGGGACCGACAGAGTTTGTCGATTGACAGTATTACTTCTGCCGACAAGGCCGTGTTTCAGCAACTTCTGACCGACGTGTATCGTGCATGGAGTAAGCCGGATCTGCAGGAATTGCGGCAGTTCGTGACACCGGACATGCTGAATTATTTCAGCGCCGCCCTCGCCGATAACACAAGCCAAGATCTTCGGAATCAGGTGGAGGATGTGGTGTTGCGCCGTGCAGAGATTGTGGAGGCATGGGTCGCGCAGGAGACACGCCATGCGTCAGCGAAACTTCGGTGGAGTGCCCGTAACTATTATGTCTCGCTCACGAAACAACCTGGCGACTCAGGGTACGTGGTGAAGGGTAGTGAGAAGAAATCGACGGAATCCACGGCGACGTGGACGTTTACACAGTCTTCAGAAGGCATGTGGGTGCTCTCTGCGATTCAGCAAGCCAGATAA
- a CDS encoding aminotransferase class I/II-fold pyridoxal phosphate-dependent enzyme, translated as MAAGALAALHLVEQGDHLSEQLRANAAFFRDELTKLGFRLVPGEHPIIPVMLGNATLATSMAESLLKEGVYVIGFSYPVVPQGQARIRAQMSAAHTRAQLQRAVDAFAEIGRALGVIP; from the coding sequence ATTGCTGCCGGTGCGTTGGCTGCGCTCCATCTTGTGGAGCAAGGCGACCATCTCAGCGAACAGCTTCGCGCCAATGCCGCTTTTTTTAGAGATGAACTGACCAAGCTCGGATTCCGGCTCGTTCCCGGCGAACATCCGATCATTCCAGTGATGTTAGGCAATGCCACCCTCGCAACATCGATGGCGGAATCTTTGCTGAAAGAAGGGGTGTATGTGATCGGGTTCAGTTACCCGGTGGTCCCACAAGGCCAGGCAAGGATCCGCGCTCAAATGTCAGCAGCCCATACCAGAGCTCAACTGCAGCGAGCCGTGGACGCGTTTGCCGAGATCGGACGAGCTCTCGGTGTCATTCCGTGA
- a CDS encoding 50S ribosomal protein L9, giving the protein MKVILQETLEGVGHLGDLINVADGFARNYLLPRRKAVEADGRSIKAFEHVKRVAAEKAKKEKLEIEAHAEKVSAVSLTIEMQAGKDDKLFGSVTAKDIAEGLAAQGVTVDRRKIQLAHPIKELGTVAVPIKMLRDVTATVKVHVVKKQEPEEAAVEK; this is encoded by the coding sequence ATGAAAGTCATTCTACAAGAGACCCTGGAAGGGGTCGGGCATCTTGGCGATCTCATTAACGTTGCCGATGGGTTTGCACGGAACTATCTGTTACCGCGGCGCAAGGCCGTCGAGGCGGATGGTCGAAGCATCAAGGCATTCGAACATGTCAAACGAGTGGCAGCCGAGAAGGCCAAGAAGGAAAAGCTCGAAATTGAAGCTCATGCCGAGAAGGTGTCGGCGGTTTCGCTGACGATCGAGATGCAGGCAGGTAAGGACGACAAATTGTTTGGCTCCGTCACTGCCAAAGACATCGCGGAAGGACTGGCCGCACAGGGCGTGACCGTGGATCGTCGTAAGATCCAGCTTGCTCATCCCATCAAGGAGCTTGGGACCGTCGCGGTGCCCATTAAGATGCTGCGGGATGTGACGGCCACGGTGAAAGTCCATGTTGTGAAGAAGCAAGAGCCTGAAGAGGCTGCGGTGGAAAAGTAG
- a CDS encoding serine hydroxymethyltransferase, which translates to MGSWDALKTVDPDVYAAIKAEEVRQREKLLLIASENFASPAVLAAQGSLLTNKYAEGYPGKRYYGGCQHADAVEDLAIQRCKEIFGAEHVNVQPHSGSQANMAAYLSVLKAGDTILGMDLAQGGHLTHGSKVNFSGILFRVFSYGVDRQTETIDYDAVQKVAEECRPRMIVVGASAYARTLDFPRFQQIAKSVGAYLLVDIAHIAGLIAAGLHPNPVPYADFVTTTTHKTLRGPRGGVTMCRAEYAKAVDKLVFPGLQGGPLMHVIAAKAVAFKEALSPSFKRYQQQVLANAKALAKEFVDRGYKIVSGGTDTHLMLLNLANKGITGKEADAALDAAGIIVNKNAVPYDEKPPAVASGIRLGSPIVSTRGMREPEMKQIVELVDRVLQHRQETEVLEDVRIQAKALCARFPIFHPY; encoded by the coding sequence ATGGGTTCATGGGACGCACTGAAGACGGTTGATCCCGATGTCTATGCCGCGATCAAGGCGGAAGAAGTCCGGCAGCGTGAGAAGTTGTTGTTGATCGCGTCGGAAAATTTTGCCAGCCCAGCGGTGTTGGCCGCACAAGGTTCCTTGCTCACGAATAAATATGCGGAGGGGTACCCAGGCAAGCGGTACTACGGTGGATGCCAACATGCTGATGCAGTCGAGGACTTGGCGATTCAACGGTGCAAGGAAATCTTCGGCGCCGAGCACGTCAATGTGCAGCCCCATTCTGGCTCGCAGGCCAACATGGCGGCGTACTTGTCGGTGCTGAAGGCAGGAGACACCATTCTAGGGATGGATCTTGCTCAAGGGGGACATCTCACACACGGCAGTAAAGTCAACTTCTCCGGCATCCTTTTCCGCGTGTTCTCCTACGGCGTTGATCGCCAGACGGAAACCATCGATTATGATGCCGTTCAAAAAGTTGCGGAGGAATGCCGTCCCCGCATGATCGTCGTCGGGGCCAGCGCCTACGCACGCACTCTTGATTTTCCACGATTCCAACAGATTGCCAAATCAGTGGGTGCCTATTTATTGGTGGATATCGCTCATATTGCTGGGCTGATCGCAGCCGGTCTGCACCCCAATCCTGTCCCCTATGCCGACTTTGTGACGACCACGACCCATAAGACGCTGCGCGGTCCTCGTGGTGGTGTCACGATGTGTCGAGCTGAATATGCTAAGGCGGTCGATAAGCTGGTCTTCCCCGGTCTGCAGGGTGGGCCATTGATGCATGTGATCGCCGCCAAAGCGGTGGCCTTCAAGGAGGCCTTGTCGCCATCGTTCAAGCGCTATCAGCAACAAGTCCTGGCGAATGCGAAGGCACTGGCGAAAGAATTCGTGGATCGCGGTTATAAGATCGTCTCTGGCGGAACGGATACCCATTTGATGCTCCTGAATCTCGCCAATAAGGGCATCACAGGAAAAGAGGCCGATGCCGCGCTTGATGCGGCCGGGATCATCGTCAATAAGAACGCCGTCCCCTACGACGAAAAACCGCCCGCCGTCGCCAGCGGCATTCGTTTAGGGTCACCCATCGTGTCCACTCGTGGAATGCGAGAACCTGAGATGAAACAGATCGTAGAACTGGTCGACCGTGTTCTCCAGCATCGACAGGAAACAGAGGTGTTGGAAGACGTTCGCATACAGGCCAAGGCGTTGTGTGCCCGGTTCCCGATCTTTCACCCCTACTAG
- the nrdR gene encoding transcriptional repressor NrdR, with translation MKCPFCDELEDKVVDSRMAKEGEVIRRRRECLGCKRRYTTYERVEEILPVVVKKDGRRESFDRTKILAGLKKACEKRPISTGTIEAVTDRIEKRIQEMGETEIESRVVGEEVMKELHQLDQVAYVRFASVYREFKDIEQFMDELKTLADQRRDH, from the coding sequence GTGAAATGTCCCTTCTGCGATGAACTCGAAGACAAGGTGGTCGATTCTCGTATGGCCAAGGAGGGCGAAGTTATTCGTCGCCGTCGCGAATGCCTTGGCTGTAAGCGTCGCTATACGACCTATGAACGGGTCGAAGAAATTCTTCCGGTTGTCGTGAAGAAAGACGGTCGCCGTGAGTCGTTCGACCGTACGAAGATTCTCGCGGGCCTCAAGAAAGCCTGTGAGAAACGACCCATCAGCACCGGCACCATCGAAGCCGTGACTGATCGAATCGAGAAACGGATTCAGGAAATGGGCGAAACGGAGATCGAAAGCCGAGTGGTGGGAGAAGAAGTCATGAAAGAGTTGCATCAACTCGACCAGGTGGCCTATGTCCGGTTTGCATCCGTCTATCGGGAGTTCAAGGACATCGAACAATTCATGGACGAGTTGAAGACCTTGGCTGACCAGCGACGAGACCATTGA
- a CDS encoding response regulator transcription factor, translating into MEKIKVLIADDHRVVREGLAAILKTKEDIHVIGEAQDGAEAVEKASTLLPDVILMDVSMPRMGGVEATRQIKRELPHIGIVALTMYEEQQYIFDLVRAGATGYLLKDSESSQIVAAIRAIYRGESLIHPSVASKILAEFSLMAQKKGKKSAWAEHDLTEREITVLRLVADGKTNKEIANSLDLSEKTVKNHVRNIFHKLQVYDRTQAAILAIRKGLIELDPKR; encoded by the coding sequence ATGGAGAAGATTAAAGTCCTCATCGCCGACGACCATCGGGTGGTCCGAGAGGGATTGGCGGCCATTCTCAAAACCAAAGAGGACATCCATGTTATCGGGGAAGCTCAGGATGGAGCCGAAGCCGTCGAAAAGGCCAGTACGCTTCTTCCTGATGTGATTCTGATGGATGTGAGTATGCCGCGCATGGGTGGTGTTGAGGCGACGCGGCAGATCAAACGCGAGCTCCCGCATATCGGCATCGTCGCATTGACGATGTACGAAGAACAACAATACATCTTTGACTTGGTCCGAGCCGGCGCGACAGGATACTTACTGAAAGACTCCGAGTCCTCTCAAATCGTGGCGGCCATTCGTGCGATCTATCGGGGTGAGTCGCTCATTCATCCATCGGTCGCCAGCAAGATCTTGGCCGAATTCTCGCTGATGGCCCAAAAAAAGGGAAAGAAGTCGGCTTGGGCGGAACACGATTTGACCGAGCGGGAAATCACCGTGTTACGTCTGGTGGCGGACGGCAAAACCAACAAGGAGATTGCGAACAGCCTCGACCTCAGCGAAAAGACCGTGAAGAATCACGTTCGGAATATCTTCCACAAACTGCAAGTCTATGATCGGACACAAGCAGCCATTCTTGCCATACGGAAGGGGCTGATCGAGTTGGATCCGAAGCGATAG
- a CDS encoding cadherin-like beta sandwich domain-containing protein, translating to MTRTHSILGRCMSAALLVAVIWSAHGCGDSATINPEVELASLTVSSTSGQATLQPVFNGGTTNYSVNLSSNVESVIMTAQPAVSGDSVTIDVEGDQQATTRRVVALKPAGTTTSVSVIVSESTSKSRTYVVSLNRAGLAGNNSLQNLSVSAGALAPAFSQDTLSYDVSVETTVNEVTVTATKSDPNAVISGDVPNNGQSLIPLGGPGTTKDVLITVTAQNGIAKTYRITIKRAAPMDNNNLSALTINAGSLSPPFSSGIINYSADVPATADRITLSATKSDPNAEMSSLGSVIAAVGVPSGEVTATVGLGTTVSILIDVRAPDRSLKTYTVTVFRLPR from the coding sequence TTGACACGAACTCACAGCATTCTCGGTCGATGCATGTCCGCCGCGCTTCTGGTCGCCGTCATCTGGAGTGCCCACGGCTGTGGCGACTCCGCGACGATTAACCCAGAGGTAGAACTTGCTAGCCTGACAGTTTCATCTACAAGCGGGCAGGCAACACTCCAACCGGTCTTCAATGGGGGAACAACCAACTATAGCGTCAATCTGTCCAGCAATGTCGAGAGCGTGATTATGACCGCTCAACCCGCCGTAAGCGGTGACAGTGTGACGATCGATGTGGAGGGCGATCAGCAGGCGACTACACGCCGTGTTGTTGCCCTGAAGCCAGCGGGAACAACCACCTCCGTGAGTGTGATAGTTTCAGAGTCAACGAGCAAATCAAGAACCTACGTCGTCTCCTTGAATAGGGCAGGCTTAGCGGGGAACAACTCATTACAGAACTTGAGCGTATCAGCAGGCGCCCTGGCCCCCGCATTCAGCCAGGATACCCTCAGCTATGACGTTAGCGTCGAGACCACGGTGAACGAAGTAACCGTCACTGCGACCAAGTCCGATCCCAATGCCGTGATCTCTGGTGATGTACCCAATAACGGCCAGTCTCTAATCCCGCTCGGTGGGCCAGGAACGACCAAAGATGTGCTGATTACCGTGACGGCTCAAAATGGAATTGCAAAAACCTACCGCATCACCATCAAGCGCGCGGCGCCCATGGACAACAATAATCTGTCTGCCTTAACCATAAACGCCGGCAGTTTGTCTCCACCCTTCTCCTCGGGAATCATAAATTACTCAGCAGATGTCCCAGCCACCGCTGATCGAATAACCCTCTCCGCGACCAAGTCCGATCCGAACGCCGAGATGTCCTCGCTTGGGTCAGTGATCGCCGCGGTAGGAGTTCCGTCAGGTGAGGTCACGGCCACGGTAGGGTTAGGGACAACCGTTTCCATATTGATCGACGTAAGGGCCCCGGACAGAAGCCTGAAGACATACACGGTCACCGTGTTCAGACTGCCTCGCTAG
- a CDS encoding cadherin-like beta sandwich domain-containing protein — protein sequence MNYFFTVVGQYLAIGLLSAGALNFYGCGDSATVNPVVELASLSVDPGTLQPGFSSGTTQYKADLANTLTSVTITAQPAVAGDSVTINGEATTSRPITLGEAGSTTSVNIVVSESGTNSRTYTVLLTKASLTGNNSLRSLLISSGSLEPGFDANTLNYQVSVASSVNNIRVTPTLDDPAATMTVNGQAAISGQPHTVPLRDPGLSTVINVVGIAPNGTQKQYTLVVSRTALRGNNNLRRLNVSPGSLSPSFSATRTSYTVNVGGRVASTTVTAEPDDTAAGLTIAGQSVGSRSISLPLGPSSTEVEVVVTAQNGSQKPYFITVNRAALSADNNLEALNVSPGTLDPVFSAGTTQYNVEVATGVTAVTVTATKSDPNAVISGDVPNGGQANIALDGPGTRKTISITVAAPNGDSKIYAVTVNRLAPSTDSNLSDLTLSVGTLSPSFSPGQLTYNASVSANDETITMTATKSDPNAEMSSGGSVIAAAGTPTGRVTVSLGRNTTTTASILVIAQDGITPKTYTINVFRPER from the coding sequence ATGAACTACTTCTTTACAGTAGTGGGGCAATATCTTGCCATTGGTCTCCTGAGTGCCGGTGCGTTGAATTTTTACGGCTGTGGTGACTCCGCAACCGTAAACCCTGTGGTGGAACTCGCGAGCTTGTCCGTCGATCCAGGTACGCTACAGCCAGGGTTTAGCAGCGGAACCACTCAGTACAAGGCGGATCTTGCCAACACCCTCACGAGTGTCACCATCACTGCACAACCTGCCGTAGCCGGCGACAGCGTGACGATTAACGGTGAGGCAACGACAAGCCGCCCCATCACCCTCGGCGAGGCGGGATCGACGACTTCGGTGAATATCGTCGTGTCAGAATCGGGGACCAATTCGAGGACCTATACCGTCCTCCTTACGAAAGCCAGCTTAACAGGTAACAATTCATTACGGAGCTTGTTGATTTCGTCAGGTTCTCTCGAGCCCGGATTTGACGCAAACACCCTGAACTATCAAGTCTCCGTCGCCAGCAGCGTCAACAATATAAGGGTGACACCAACCTTAGATGATCCTGCTGCGACGATGACGGTGAACGGCCAAGCGGCCATCTCCGGGCAACCCCACACCGTTCCTCTTCGAGATCCTGGTCTGAGCACCGTCATCAACGTGGTTGGGATTGCGCCGAACGGCACTCAGAAACAGTATACCCTGGTCGTCTCGCGCACAGCCCTCCGCGGGAACAACAACCTCCGGAGGTTAAACGTGTCACCAGGATCTCTGTCCCCTTCATTCAGCGCAACGAGAACGAGCTATACCGTCAATGTCGGTGGAAGAGTTGCGAGTACCACTGTGACTGCGGAGCCTGATGATACAGCTGCAGGCCTGACTATTGCCGGGCAAAGTGTAGGTTCGCGGTCCATCTCTTTGCCACTCGGTCCATCGAGCACCGAAGTAGAGGTAGTTGTAACTGCACAGAATGGAAGCCAGAAACCGTACTTCATCACGGTGAACCGCGCGGCACTGTCGGCTGATAACAATTTAGAAGCCCTTAATGTATCTCCTGGTACCCTGGACCCCGTCTTTTCTGCCGGCACTACGCAGTACAATGTCGAGGTGGCCACCGGTGTCACCGCCGTCACCGTCACAGCCACCAAATCTGATCCGAATGCCGTGATCTCCGGGGATGTGCCAAACGGAGGCCAAGCGAACATAGCGCTCGACGGGCCAGGGACCAGGAAGACTATATCAATTACCGTCGCAGCACCGAACGGCGACTCCAAGATCTACGCCGTCACCGTGAACCGATTGGCGCCTTCGACTGACAGTAACCTTTCGGACTTGACGCTATCAGTCGGCACATTGAGTCCCAGCTTTTCTCCAGGCCAGCTGACTTATAATGCGAGCGTTTCCGCAAACGATGAAACCATCACCATGACCGCAACCAAGTCGGATCCGAATGCAGAAATGTCCTCGGGCGGTTCGGTCATCGCTGCAGCGGGAACTCCGACTGGGCGCGTGACAGTCTCGCTTGGGCGGAATACGACCACGACAGCGTCGATCCTCGTAATCGCTCAGGACGGGATAACTCCAAAGACTTATACGATTAACGTTTTCCGACCAGAGCGTTAA
- a CDS encoding cadherin-like beta sandwich domain-containing protein — MRHTLRLSGRLLATGLLIATGLSSFGCGDTASVGEPAALGNLSVSDGTLEPPFNPATTGYTVQLSIDLLSTTITATPRVAGDTIRFDNQQASSQTITLPTPGEQQTVTIVVTDTGTGGTSKSYTVQVKRANLNGNNSLDSLGFSPGALAPTFDANTLRYTASVANSVDTVNITPTPSDSAATMTVNGQASTSGQTRTVNLNDGGQATTIPILITAQDGSTKSYEIVVSRGASSNNNLQGLATAPGILDPSFRATRTGYTVNLPATLANNVTSVRITPRLQDATASMSVNGTAATSGQAQTTPLPAPGSNFINNIVVVAQNGTTKVYTVNVVRAPLGGNNDLRNITVSPGSFDSAFNANDLNYTVDVASTVASIRVTPTLDDPAATLTVTANGPGPITTSGQTHIIPLRDAGLSTTITIAVRAPNGSIKPYTITVDRAAPPPPSGNNNLSALTVRLSTSSPNLISFSPNTTIYTVDVASTVASIRVTPTLDDPAATLTVTANGPGPITTSGQTHIIPLRDAGLSTTITIAVRAPNGSIKPYTITVDRAAPPLPSGNNNLQSLTVSPGTLSPSFSTTRARTDYAVNDVNSSATAITVTAIPQDSNATVEINNQGGNSRSIPLTGGPSTTEIEVRVIAPNGTDRTYSMTVTQPEPAAPPAPPASEPDLIAEDDSCPLLEPPSPENPDPDGCVPGTSRSDNITTFTTPRFRIPQPGPGQTPNLYVDGTRVGSIFDQAANTLQPTTPLSGDNEGIQHSITSTVTNTATNRESNPSDSLTVTISTGQSGV, encoded by the coding sequence ATGCGACACACTCTAAGGCTCTCTGGACGATTGCTAGCCACCGGGCTCCTCATCGCCACCGGATTGAGCAGCTTCGGCTGCGGGGATACAGCAAGTGTTGGCGAGCCGGCAGCACTCGGGAATCTCTCAGTCTCCGATGGAACACTAGAGCCACCATTTAATCCCGCAACAACTGGCTACACCGTTCAACTCTCCATCGATCTTTTGAGCACAACGATCACCGCGACTCCTCGAGTAGCTGGAGACACTATACGCTTCGATAACCAGCAAGCTTCGAGTCAAACCATTACGCTCCCAACTCCAGGCGAACAGCAGACCGTCACGATTGTCGTCACGGATACAGGCACAGGAGGCACTTCAAAGTCCTATACCGTCCAAGTTAAGAGAGCGAACTTAAACGGGAATAATTCATTAGATAGCTTGGGGTTTTCACCAGGAGCTCTAGCTCCCACATTCGATGCAAATACATTGAGATATACGGCCAGTGTCGCCAATAGTGTTGACACCGTAAATATCACCCCTACTCCCTCAGACTCTGCCGCGACGATGACCGTAAATGGGCAAGCGTCAACCTCCGGCCAAACACGCACAGTCAATCTCAATGATGGCGGCCAAGCTACCACCATTCCAATTCTCATCACAGCTCAGGATGGAAGCACGAAATCCTACGAGATCGTAGTGAGTCGTGGGGCGTCAAGCAATAACAATTTGCAGGGACTAGCCACGGCTCCGGGGATTTTAGACCCATCCTTCAGGGCAACTAGGACCGGCTACACGGTGAACTTGCCAGCCACCCTGGCGAACAATGTGACCAGCGTCAGGATTACCCCAAGACTGCAAGATGCTACTGCGAGCATGAGCGTAAATGGAACAGCCGCCACCTCCGGACAGGCTCAAACCACTCCATTGCCTGCGCCTGGTTCGAACTTCATTAATAACATCGTTGTCGTCGCACAGAATGGCACAACCAAAGTCTATACAGTGAACGTGGTTCGTGCTCCTCTTGGCGGGAATAATGATCTCCGAAACATAACCGTATCACCTGGCTCCTTTGACTCAGCCTTCAATGCAAATGATCTAAATTACACGGTCGATGTGGCCAGCACCGTGGCCAGCATCAGGGTTACGCCGACGCTGGACGATCCCGCTGCAACCCTGACCGTTACGGCGAACGGGCCCGGGCCGATCACGACCTCCGGGCAGACTCACATCATTCCGTTGCGTGATGCTGGGTTGAGCACCACCATCACTATCGCGGTAAGAGCACCGAATGGCAGCATAAAGCCTTACACCATTACCGTAGACCGAGCAGCCCCTCCCCCGCCTTCGGGGAACAACAATCTGTCGGCGTTGACGGTGAGGCTGAGTACCTCAAGTCCTAACCTGATTAGTTTCAGTCCGAATACCACGATCTACACGGTCGATGTGGCCAGCACCGTGGCCAGCATCAGGGTTACGCCGACGCTGGACGATCCCGCTGCAACCCTGACCGTTACGGCGAACGGGCCCGGGCCGATCACGACCTCCGGGCAGACTCACATCATTCCGTTGCGTGATGCTGGGTTGAGCACCACCATCACTATCGCGGTAAGAGCACCGAATGGCAGCATAAAGCCTTACACCATTACCGTAGACCGAGCAGCCCCTCCCCTACCATCGGGAAATAACAATCTTCAGAGTTTGACCGTTTCGCCGGGCACCCTAAGTCCCTCGTTTAGTACAACAAGGGCTAGGACTGACTATGCCGTAAACGACGTTAACAGCAGCGCTACTGCCATCACCGTAACCGCCATTCCCCAGGATTCAAATGCAACCGTGGAGATCAATAACCAAGGGGGGAATTCTCGTTCTATTCCTCTCACAGGTGGTCCATCGACCACTGAAATAGAAGTTCGCGTGATTGCGCCAAATGGCACGGACAGGACTTACTCCATGACGGTGACCCAGCCAGAGCCAGCAGCACCACCGGCACCACCGGCGAGCGAACCAGACCTAATTGCCGAGGATGACTCCTGCCCTCTTCTTGAGCCACCAAGTCCTGAGAACCCTGATCCTGATGGGTGCGTCCCTGGCACTAGCAGGTCGGACAACATCACCACTTTCACAACCCCGAGATTCAGAATACCTCAGCCGGGACCTGGACAAACTCCGAATCTCTATGTGGATGGAACCAGAGTCGGTTCGATCTTCGATCAGGCAGCAAACACTCTCCAGCCGACGACACCCCTGAGTGGGGATAATGAAGGAATCCAACACTCGATTACGAGCACAGTGACCAACACTGCAACAAACCGTGAGTCCAATCCGAGTGACTCCTTGACGGTGACCATCAGCACTGGGCAATCTGGAGTATAG